The following proteins are co-located in the Streptomyces bottropensis ATCC 25435 genome:
- a CDS encoding FUSC family protein has protein sequence MSRPFPIGLAPPDWLVRNLQPQPTPVNRPAVARAAVALTLPLVLGLAAGRPEYGALASMGALSGVISDTAAAYRMRLLNIAVPQLFAAVGITLGSLVYGQGWVTVVALTLAALVSGMISSIGAVASVSGLLLLLNSVVGAGLPMPGQWWLAPVLMTGGGLLVLALALFAWPLRAGVPERDAVADTYRKVADLLATTTAEDPAGHTDAYDAARHIVTQSLNQSYDLVLARRARHHGRSPELVRLLAQLNAVTPLVEAAPAVRLSGRPLPAEIPVAVRHLAEAVETGYSGPLGLRLPEPRSEIGRAVDQALRHAADVATEKSPDALRKAGDRSGGPAPLGVRAARVARNVALSGASWRYGLRLALCIGIAQALVSLVPVPRSYWVALTITFVLKPDFGSVFSRALLRALGTVVGLVVAAGILAEVPRGWWDVPVMLLLAPLIPVFTPRGYGYQTAAITPVILLLSDVLNHQGTGLLVPRLVDSLMGCAIALVAGYLLWPESWHARVGARLADAVADTAAYVEAAFGTEPADPADRTRMRRRLYRDLSAIRTEFQRALTEPPPIGRRAAAWWPLVVAAERIVDATTAARVRIKQGAQPPSTAEVDQVALQLRELSDGLRRTETLYEVRSDLSGPPGSVLEPLRQEVAAARAITSPL, from the coding sequence ATGTCCCGCCCGTTCCCCATCGGCCTCGCTCCGCCCGACTGGCTGGTGCGGAACCTCCAGCCGCAGCCGACCCCGGTCAACCGGCCGGCCGTCGCCCGCGCGGCGGTCGCGCTGACGCTGCCACTCGTACTCGGCCTGGCCGCCGGCCGGCCCGAGTACGGTGCGCTCGCCTCCATGGGCGCCCTCTCGGGCGTCATCAGCGACACGGCCGCCGCGTACCGGATGCGGCTGCTCAACATCGCGGTCCCCCAGCTGTTCGCCGCCGTCGGCATCACGCTCGGCTCGCTGGTGTACGGGCAGGGCTGGGTCACCGTCGTGGCGCTCACCCTGGCCGCGCTCGTCTCCGGGATGATCTCGTCGATCGGCGCCGTGGCCTCCGTCTCGGGTCTGCTCCTGCTCCTCAACTCGGTGGTGGGCGCGGGCCTGCCGATGCCGGGCCAGTGGTGGCTCGCGCCGGTGCTGATGACCGGCGGCGGCCTGCTCGTCCTCGCCCTGGCCCTGTTCGCCTGGCCGCTCAGGGCGGGCGTACCGGAACGGGACGCCGTCGCGGACACCTACCGCAAGGTCGCCGACCTGCTCGCCACGACCACCGCCGAGGACCCGGCCGGCCACACGGACGCCTACGACGCGGCCCGGCACATCGTCACCCAGTCCCTCAACCAGTCCTACGACCTGGTCCTCGCCCGCCGCGCCCGGCACCACGGCCGCAGCCCCGAGCTGGTGCGGCTGCTGGCCCAGTTGAACGCCGTCACCCCGCTGGTGGAGGCCGCCCCCGCGGTACGGCTGTCCGGCCGCCCGCTGCCCGCCGAGATCCCGGTGGCCGTACGGCATCTCGCGGAGGCCGTCGAGACGGGGTACTCGGGGCCACTGGGGCTGCGGCTGCCGGAGCCCCGCAGCGAGATCGGGCGGGCCGTCGACCAGGCGCTGCGGCACGCCGCCGACGTCGCCACCGAGAAGTCGCCGGACGCCCTGCGGAAGGCCGGCGACCGGTCCGGGGGCCCCGCCCCGCTGGGCGTGCGCGCCGCCCGGGTCGCCCGCAACGTCGCCCTGTCCGGCGCCTCCTGGCGCTACGGCCTGCGGCTCGCCCTGTGCATCGGCATCGCGCAGGCCCTGGTGTCGCTCGTGCCCGTACCGCGCTCGTACTGGGTGGCGCTGACCATCACGTTCGTCCTGAAGCCGGACTTCGGGTCGGTGTTCTCCCGGGCGCTGCTGCGCGCGCTCGGCACGGTCGTGGGGCTGGTGGTCGCTGCCGGGATCCTCGCGGAGGTGCCGCGTGGCTGGTGGGACGTGCCGGTGATGCTGCTGCTCGCGCCGCTCATCCCGGTGTTCACCCCCCGGGGCTACGGCTACCAGACGGCCGCCATCACCCCGGTGATCCTGCTCCTGTCCGACGTCCTCAACCACCAGGGCACCGGTCTGCTGGTGCCGCGCCTGGTCGACTCCCTCATGGGCTGTGCGATCGCGCTGGTCGCGGGCTATCTGCTCTGGCCGGAGAGCTGGCACGCCCGGGTCGGCGCCCGCCTCGCGGACGCCGTCGCCGACACGGCCGCGTACGTCGAGGCGGCCTTCGGTACGGAGCCGGCCGACCCCGCCGACCGGACCCGGATGCGCCGCCGTCTGTACCGGGACCTGTCCGCCATCCGTACGGAGTTCCAGCGGGCCCTGACCGAACCGCCGCCCATCGGCCGGCGCGCGGCCGCCTGGTGGCCGCTGGTCGTGGCGGCCGAACGGATCGTCGACGCGACGACGGCCGCGCGGGTCCGGATCAAGCAGGGCGCGCAGCCGCCGTCCACCGCCGAGGTCGACCAGGTCGCGCTGCAGTTGCGGGAGCTGTCGGACGGGTTGCGCAGGACGGAGACCCTCTACGAGGTGCGCTCCGACCTCAGCGGGCCGCCCGGGAGCGTGCTGGAGCCGCTGCGCCAGGAGGTGGCGGCGGCGCGGGCGATCACCTCGCCCCTCTGA
- a CDS encoding PhoX family protein — MRKLLPMIGSHPGGRSALTCRFRCGDACFHEIPNTSANAYVGDVIASALSRRSVMRAAAVVSVAGAAGTAVTLGTAAPAAAATTAESAEAARTAAARGKNKAARGLRFTAVEPNTADTVTVPEGYEQNVVIRWGEPILRGAPAFDPENQTAKAQAGQFGYNNDFLALLPLQGERDRKLLVANHEYTDEILMFRGYDAANPTRDQVEVAWAAHGLSAVVVEENRRTGKLTAVPRHQLNRRVTATTEFRLTGPAAGSDLLKTSADPTGRKVLGTLNNCSGGTTPWGTTLHGEENFNQYFANSSRPTDKRYGVGTGATERKWERFDKRFDVAQEPNEVHRFGYVVEFDPYDPSSTPRKHTALGRFKHEAATIRLTSDGRPVVYSGDDERFDYFYKFVGSKRMKKGSSRSVREHNLSLLDEGTLYVARLTGDSPAIEIDGTGKLPADGEFDGAGEWIPLATATAKGAVSHVDGMTADEVFVFTRLAGDKVGATKMDRPEDIEPNPVTGKVYVALTNNSNRGVGSNAKADEANPRNANKHGHVLELTEHRNQPESTKFGWLLFLVAGDPEDPATYFAGFPKEHVSPISCPDNVAFDPHGNLWISTDGSQLGSHDGLFGVATRGKRRGELKQFLTVPSGAETCGPIIQDRRVLVAVQHPGELDGATVEKPRSTWPDGPGTYVRPAVVAVWRADGSDIGV; from the coding sequence GTGCGCAAGCTGCTGCCCATGATCGGCTCGCATCCCGGCGGCCGTTCCGCCCTGACCTGCCGGTTCCGCTGTGGGGACGCCTGCTTCCACGAGATACCGAACACCAGTGCCAACGCCTATGTGGGTGACGTCATCGCGAGCGCGCTGAGCCGCCGCTCGGTGATGCGAGCCGCCGCCGTCGTCTCCGTGGCCGGCGCGGCCGGTACGGCCGTCACGCTCGGCACCGCCGCGCCCGCCGCCGCGGCCACGACGGCGGAGTCCGCCGAGGCCGCCAGGACCGCGGCGGCCAGGGGCAAGAACAAGGCCGCCCGCGGTCTGAGGTTCACCGCCGTCGAGCCGAACACCGCCGACACCGTGACCGTCCCCGAGGGGTACGAGCAGAACGTCGTCATCCGCTGGGGTGAGCCCATCCTGCGCGGCGCCCCCGCCTTCGACCCCGAGAACCAGACGGCCAAGGCCCAGGCGGGGCAGTTCGGCTACAACAACGACTTCCTCGCGCTGCTCCCGCTCCAGGGCGAGCGCGACCGCAAGCTGCTCGTCGCGAACCACGAGTACACCGACGAGATCCTGATGTTCCGCGGCTACGACGCCGCCAACCCGACCCGTGACCAGGTCGAGGTCGCCTGGGCCGCCCACGGTCTGTCCGCCGTCGTCGTCGAGGAGAACCGGCGTACCGGCAAGCTCACCGCCGTGCCCCGCCACCAGCTGAACCGGCGGGTCACCGCCACCACCGAGTTCCGGCTGACCGGCCCCGCCGCCGGCTCCGACCTGCTCAAGACCTCCGCCGACCCGACCGGCCGCAAGGTCCTCGGCACCCTCAACAACTGCTCCGGCGGCACGACCCCCTGGGGCACCACGCTGCACGGCGAGGAGAACTTCAACCAGTACTTCGCCAACAGCAGCCGTCCGACCGACAAGCGGTACGGCGTCGGCACCGGTGCCACCGAGCGCAAGTGGGAGCGGTTCGACAAGCGGTTCGACGTCGCCCAGGAGCCGAACGAGGTGCACCGCTTCGGGTACGTCGTCGAGTTCGACCCCTACGACCCGTCCTCCACACCCCGCAAGCACACCGCGCTCGGGCGGTTCAAGCACGAGGCCGCCACCATCCGCCTGACCTCGGACGGGCGTCCGGTCGTCTACTCCGGTGACGACGAGCGCTTCGACTACTTCTACAAGTTCGTCGGCAGCAAGCGGATGAAGAAGGGGTCGAGCCGCTCCGTCCGCGAGCACAACCTCTCCCTGCTGGACGAGGGCACGCTCTACGTCGCCAGGCTCACCGGCGACTCCCCGGCCATCGAGATCGACGGCACGGGCAAGCTGCCGGCCGACGGCGAGTTCGACGGCGCCGGTGAGTGGATCCCGCTGGCCACCGCCACCGCCAAGGGCGCCGTCTCGCACGTCGACGGGATGACGGCCGACGAGGTCTTCGTCTTCACCCGGCTCGCGGGCGACAAGGTCGGCGCCACCAAGATGGACCGGCCCGAGGACATCGAGCCCAACCCGGTCACCGGCAAGGTCTACGTCGCCCTCACCAACAACTCCAACCGCGGTGTCGGCTCCAACGCCAAGGCGGACGAGGCCAACCCGCGCAACGCCAACAAGCACGGCCACGTCCTCGAACTCACCGAGCACCGCAACCAGCCCGAGAGCACGAAGTTCGGCTGGCTGCTGTTCCTCGTCGCGGGCGACCCCGAGGACCCGGCGACCTACTTCGCCGGTTTCCCGAAGGAGCACGTCAGCCCGATCTCCTGCCCGGACAACGTCGCCTTCGACCCGCACGGCAACCTGTGGATCTCCACGGACGGCTCGCAGCTCGGCTCGCACGACGGTCTGTTCGGTGTCGCCACGCGCGGCAAGCGGCGCGGTGAGCTGAAGCAGTTCCTGACGGTCCCGAGCGGCGCCGAGACCTGCGGCCCGATCATCCAGGACCGCCGCGTCCTGGTCGCCGTCCAGCACCCGGGCGAGCTGGACGGGGCCACCGTCGAGAAGCCGAGGAGCACCTGGCCCGACGGCCCGGGCACCTACGTCCGCCCGGCGGTCGTCGCGGTGTGGCGCGCGGACGGCAGCGACATCGGCGTCTGA